A window from Caulobacter sp. X encodes these proteins:
- a CDS encoding RNA polymerase sigma factor: MSDHMDAKQQEQYRLAAKAFGPGLDRLSRAYEADPDLRRDLLQDIHVALWRSLAKFDDRCSLRTWVYRVAHNIGASHIVRQRAQLSNLISLDDLDWPSEAPTPEEAVGASQAHRLLMDILQRLKPLDRQVMLLYLEDFDAKAIAEVTGLSTGAVATRIYRVKALLSAAFVKGDRRD, translated from the coding sequence ATGTCGGACCACATGGACGCCAAGCAGCAAGAGCAATACCGCCTAGCCGCCAAAGCTTTCGGTCCGGGACTGGATCGCCTGTCCAGGGCCTATGAGGCCGATCCCGATCTGCGTCGCGATCTCCTTCAGGACATCCATGTCGCCCTGTGGCGGAGCCTGGCGAAGTTCGATGATCGGTGCAGCCTGCGCACCTGGGTCTATCGCGTGGCGCATAATATCGGCGCGTCGCACATCGTCAGGCAGCGCGCGCAGCTGTCGAACTTGATCTCGCTGGACGATCTCGACTGGCCCAGCGAAGCCCCGACGCCGGAGGAGGCCGTCGGCGCATCCCAAGCGCACCGCCTTCTGATGGACATCTTGCAGCGTCTGAAGCCGCTCGATCGGCAGGTCATGCTGCTTTACCTCGAAGACTTCGACGCTAAGGCCATCGCCGAGGTCACCGGCCTTTCAACCGGGGCGGTGGCGACGCGCATCTATCGGGTGAAGGCGCTGCTGAGCGCCGCCTTCGTGAAAGGAGATCGCCGTGACTGA
- a CDS encoding pyridoxamine 5'-phosphate oxidase family protein: protein MSKEADLAEKFWKALKSDRTVMLGLADHENGRAQPMTAVFEGDHSGPMWIFSAVDVDLVQAVADGEHDALMHFVSKGHDLFATIEGRMRIDNDRETIERLWNPFIAAWYEGKDDPKLRLLRFEPGDAQIWLNENSLFAGVKMMLGADPKKDYKDKVGEVRLQ, encoded by the coding sequence ATGTCCAAGGAAGCCGATCTGGCCGAGAAGTTCTGGAAGGCCCTGAAGTCCGACCGCACCGTGATGCTGGGCCTCGCCGATCACGAGAACGGTCGCGCCCAGCCGATGACCGCCGTATTCGAGGGGGATCATTCCGGGCCGATGTGGATCTTCAGCGCCGTCGACGTGGATCTCGTTCAGGCCGTCGCGGACGGCGAGCACGACGCGCTGATGCACTTCGTGTCCAAGGGTCACGACCTCTTCGCGACGATTGAAGGCCGCATGCGGATCGACAACGACCGCGAGACGATCGAGCGTCTGTGGAACCCCTTCATCGCCGCCTGGTACGAGGGCAAGGACGATCCCAAGCTGCGCCTGCTGCGCTTCGAGCCGGGCGACGCCCAGATCTGGCTGAACGAGAACAGCCTGTTCGCTGGCGTGAAGATGATGCTCGGGGCCGACCCGAAGAAGGACTACAAGGACAAGGTCGGCGAAGTCCGCCTGCAGTAG
- a CDS encoding GNAT family N-acetyltransferase, which yields MKSGPTGVRPQVRVHRAIAEIGKDAWDACAGPTGDPFVSYDFLSILEESGCVSARTGWAPQHLSIEDEDGAVAGVMPLYLKSHSQGEYVFDHAWADAYERAGGRYYPKLQCSSPFSPVTGARLIVRPDVDADEGRSALLGGALTLCERMGASSVHVTFPVEDEWRWMGERGMLLRQDQQYHWENRDYATFDDFLAALSANRRKTIRRERRDAQDGLEIVALTGGDLTEDHWDAFFAFYMDTGSRKWGRPYLNRRFFSLLNARMADRVLLIMARRPGGPFIAGALNLLGRDCLYGRHWGCVEDVPFLHFELCYYQAIEHAIRLGLPRVEAGAQGQHKIARGYLPSPVYSAHWIADPALREPVARYLEREREAVAADIEMLTEELSPFREER from the coding sequence GTGAAGTCGGGTCCCACTGGGGTCCGTCCGCAGGTTCGCGTCCATCGCGCGATCGCCGAGATCGGCAAGGACGCCTGGGACGCTTGCGCCGGGCCGACGGGCGACCCGTTCGTCTCCTACGACTTCCTGTCGATCCTGGAGGAAAGCGGCTGTGTCTCGGCCCGCACCGGCTGGGCTCCGCAGCATCTGTCGATCGAGGACGAAGACGGCGCCGTCGCCGGCGTCATGCCCCTCTATCTGAAGTCCCACAGCCAGGGCGAATATGTCTTCGATCACGCCTGGGCCGACGCCTACGAGCGGGCTGGCGGGCGTTACTATCCCAAGCTCCAATGCTCCTCGCCGTTCTCGCCGGTGACGGGGGCGCGGCTGATCGTCCGGCCGGATGTCGATGCGGACGAGGGGCGTTCAGCGCTCTTGGGCGGCGCCTTGACGCTCTGCGAACGGATGGGGGCCTCTTCCGTCCACGTGACCTTCCCGGTCGAGGACGAGTGGCGCTGGATGGGCGAGCGCGGAATGCTCCTCCGCCAGGACCAGCAGTACCACTGGGAGAACCGCGACTACGCGACCTTCGACGACTTCCTGGCCGCCTTGTCGGCCAATCGCCGCAAGACGATCCGGCGCGAGCGGCGCGACGCCCAGGACGGCCTGGAGATTGTCGCCCTGACCGGCGGCGACCTGACCGAGGATCACTGGGACGCCTTCTTCGCCTTCTACATGGACACAGGCAGCCGCAAGTGGGGCCGGCCCTATCTGAACCGCCGGTTCTTCTCGTTGCTGAACGCACGGATGGCCGACAGGGTGCTGCTGATCATGGCCCGGCGTCCGGGCGGCCCGTTCATCGCCGGAGCTCTAAACCTGCTCGGCCGCGATTGCCTCTACGGCCGCCACTGGGGTTGTGTCGAGGATGTGCCGTTCCTGCACTTCGAGCTCTGCTACTACCAGGCCATCGAGCACGCGATCCGGCTTGGGCTGCCGCGCGTCGAGGCGGGGGCGCAGGGCCAGCACAAGATCGCCCGCGGCTATCTGCCGAGCCCGGTCTATTCGGCGCACTGGATCGCAGATCCGGCCTTGCGGGAGCCAGTCGCGCGTTATCTGGAGCGCGAACGCGAGGCGGTGGCGGCCGACATCGAGATGCTGACCGAGGAATTGTCGCCGTTCCGGGAGGAGCGCTAG
- a CDS encoding glycerophosphodiester phosphodiesterase: MRSRERPSTETFGEAWERLFDPPAAHRGLWSPEGAPENSLAAFQAACAHGYAIELDVQLTADGEAVVFHDDRLERMTGREGRLRDHTAADLATMTLKGADETIPTLADALTLIGHRAMVFIELKTPFGEVGPLEKRVSDVLLDHNGPTAVIGFNPYSHAWFADHHPQILRGLNSYSWNDDNARKLAPEMRKSLAALEQVELARPDFLSLGLDMLPSPRADLYRAKGMPVIAWTVRSPDQWEGVQDHCDNLIFEGFHA; the protein is encoded by the coding sequence ATGCGCTCGCGCGAACGCCCCTCGACCGAAACCTTCGGCGAGGCGTGGGAGCGCCTGTTCGATCCGCCGGCGGCCCATCGCGGCCTCTGGAGTCCCGAAGGCGCGCCGGAGAATTCCCTGGCCGCCTTCCAGGCCGCCTGCGCCCACGGCTACGCCATCGAGCTGGATGTCCAACTGACCGCGGACGGCGAGGCGGTGGTGTTCCACGACGACCGCCTGGAGCGGATGACGGGCCGGGAAGGGCGCCTGCGCGACCACACCGCCGCTGACCTCGCGACGATGACCCTGAAGGGCGCGGACGAGACCATCCCAACCCTGGCCGACGCCCTGACCCTGATCGGCCACCGCGCCATGGTGTTCATCGAGCTGAAGACGCCGTTTGGCGAGGTCGGTCCGCTGGAGAAGCGCGTCTCCGACGTGCTGCTCGATCACAACGGCCCGACCGCAGTGATCGGCTTCAACCCTTACTCCCACGCCTGGTTCGCCGATCATCATCCGCAGATCCTGCGCGGCCTGAACTCCTACAGCTGGAACGACGACAACGCCCGCAAGCTGGCGCCGGAGATGCGCAAGTCGCTGGCCGCGCTGGAGCAGGTCGAGCTGGCGCGACCCGACTTCCTGTCGCTAGGCCTCGACATGTTGCCCAGCCCGCGCGCCGACCTATATCGCGCCAAGGGCATGCCCGTGATCGCCTGGACGGTCCGCAGCCCCGACCAGTGGGAAGGCGTGCAGGACCATTGCGACAACCTGATCTTCGAGGGCTTCCACGCGTGA
- a CDS encoding RidA family protein has protein sequence MRMSKVEERLKAMGVELPQPVAPVANYVPFVRSGNLVHISGQISLDAGGGIKGTVGVDVDLETAQKAARICGINLLAQMKAACDGDLDRVVRVVKLGGFVQAGPDFIDIPKVVNGCSDLMVEALGDAGRHARSAVGVYKLPLGFAVEVDAVVEIA, from the coding sequence GTGCGGATGTCGAAGGTGGAAGAGCGTCTGAAGGCGATGGGCGTGGAGTTGCCGCAGCCGGTGGCGCCGGTGGCCAACTACGTCCCCTTCGTCCGCTCGGGTAATCTCGTCCACATCTCCGGCCAGATCTCGTTGGACGCCGGTGGCGGCATCAAGGGCACGGTTGGCGTCGACGTCGACCTGGAGACCGCACAGAAGGCCGCCCGCATCTGCGGGATCAACCTGCTGGCCCAGATGAAGGCCGCCTGCGACGGCGACCTCGACCGCGTCGTGCGGGTGGTGAAGCTGGGCGGCTTCGTCCAGGCTGGCCCGGACTTCATCGACATCCCCAAGGTCGTCAACGGCTGCTCGGACCTGATGGTCGAGGCCCTGGGCGACGCCGGCCGGCACGCTCGCTCGGCGGTGGGCGTCTACAAGCTGCCCCTCGGCTTCGCGGTCGAGGTGGACGCGGTGGTGGAGATCGCCTGA
- a CDS encoding phasin family protein produces MAAAETVKNTVEQFTAASNQAFKDGVEKSLAALAEANTHSKKNLEAVVASVTAATKGAEALGAETFAYGKKLAEDQVAAAKSLAAAKSVQEAVELQTAWAKSALEAYIAQVSKASEIVSASIKDSVKPLNERVSAAVEKFQAAR; encoded by the coding sequence ATGGCCGCCGCCGAAACCGTCAAGAACACCGTCGAACAGTTCACCGCCGCGTCCAATCAAGCCTTCAAGGACGGCGTCGAGAAGTCGCTCGCCGCTCTGGCCGAAGCCAACACGCACTCGAAGAAAAACCTCGAAGCCGTCGTCGCCTCGGTGACGGCCGCCACCAAGGGCGCCGAAGCCCTGGGCGCCGAGACCTTCGCCTACGGCAAGAAGCTGGCCGAAGACCAGGTCGCCGCCGCCAAGTCGCTGGCCGCCGCCAAGAGCGTGCAGGAAGCCGTCGAACTGCAGACCGCCTGGGCCAAGTCGGCTCTCGAAGCCTACATCGCCCAGGTCAGCAAGGCCTCGGAGATCGTCTCGGCCTCGATCAAGGACTCGGTCAAGCCGCTGAACGAACGCGTCAGCGCCGCGGTCGAGAAGTTCCAAGCCGCTCGCTAA